The proteins below come from a single Gordonia sp. X0973 genomic window:
- a CDS encoding phage/plasmid primase, P4 family, with product MTHNDNNTGELTHSQLARKMANHIKYAHMLIARYGHRLMYVEELGWFYWSGTHWKAGERGIRFASKMIEQEMLKARDMPEEGKDDAETKAMLARKQKAITELSRMSTAPNLRGILSVAREQPALIRNADELDAQPHLLNTPNGTLDLRTLEIKDHEPADLLTKITAGNYVADLTVEGSKWDEFLHQVLPGEDVIEYLLQVCGVALMGEVVEQILVILLGRGRNGKGVFALSILNTVGDYGIQLETDLLMKKDTKAHTTGEADLKGARVGISSESESGKYLNESLVKRFTGGNRRRARKLYKDNMEWDPSDSLFLETNHLPQVVGVEAAMWDRLKVIEFPRYFSAEERDPGLANKLKGEADVILTSLVNAYHRYRNAGHLVEPHAVTKRVNKWRREANPVLRFIEERCDQSKASKVLLKELYPKWIDWCAEADEEVRSDKWLTKILDDMGYPSRRTKNGALHAGLTLKE from the coding sequence ATGACGCACAACGACAATAACACTGGGGAACTCACGCACAGCCAGCTTGCACGCAAAATGGCGAACCACATCAAGTACGCGCACATGCTGATCGCGCGCTACGGACATCGCCTCATGTACGTCGAGGAACTGGGGTGGTTCTATTGGTCAGGCACGCACTGGAAGGCAGGTGAACGCGGTATTCGGTTTGCCTCCAAGATGATTGAGCAGGAGATGCTGAAGGCACGGGACATGCCCGAGGAAGGCAAGGACGACGCCGAGACTAAGGCTATGCTCGCGCGCAAGCAGAAGGCGATCACCGAACTGTCGCGGATGAGCACAGCCCCGAACTTGCGAGGTATTCTGTCGGTCGCACGTGAACAGCCAGCGCTCATCCGGAACGCCGACGAGCTCGATGCTCAACCCCATCTGCTGAATACACCGAACGGAACGTTGGACCTGCGCACGCTGGAGATCAAGGACCACGAACCCGCGGACCTACTGACGAAGATCACTGCGGGCAACTACGTCGCAGACTTGACGGTCGAGGGCAGCAAGTGGGACGAGTTCTTGCATCAGGTACTGCCGGGCGAGGACGTGATCGAGTACCTGCTACAGGTGTGCGGCGTCGCACTGATGGGCGAGGTGGTTGAGCAGATACTCGTGATCCTGCTTGGGCGTGGCCGAAATGGCAAGGGCGTGTTCGCATTGTCGATCCTGAACACTGTAGGCGACTATGGTATCCAGCTTGAGACAGACCTCCTGATGAAGAAGGACACCAAAGCCCATACCACCGGCGAGGCCGACCTCAAGGGCGCACGTGTCGGCATCTCGTCCGAATCCGAGTCCGGCAAGTATCTGAATGAGTCGCTGGTCAAGCGATTCACCGGGGGCAACCGGCGTCGCGCACGAAAGCTCTACAAAGACAACATGGAATGGGACCCGAGCGACAGCCTGTTCTTGGAAACCAACCACCTGCCCCAGGTCGTGGGCGTCGAGGCTGCCATGTGGGATCGGCTCAAGGTTATCGAGTTCCCGCGCTACTTCAGCGCCGAAGAGCGAGACCCGGGACTCGCTAACAAACTCAAGGGTGAAGCCGACGTAATCCTGACAAGTCTCGTCAATGCGTACCACCGATACCGCAACGCGGGTCATCTGGTCGAACCGCACGCAGTAACCAAGCGGGTCAACAAGTGGCGTCGAGAAGCCAACCCGGTTCTGCGGTTCATCGAAGAGCGATGCGACCAGAGCAAGGCATCCAAGGTCTTGCTGAAAGAGCTGTACCCCAAGTGGATTGACTGGTGTGCCGAGGCCGACGAGGAAGTCCGATCTGACAAGTGGCTGACCAAGATACTGGACGACATGGGATACCCCTCACGTCGCACCAAAAATGGTGCCCTACATGCAGGTTTGACCTTGAAGGAATGA